A genome region from Brooklawnia propionicigenes includes the following:
- the mgrA gene encoding L-glyceraldehyde 3-phosphate reductase yields the protein MLTDGIAYQADPARYDGSMIYRRCGRSGLLLPAISLGLWQNFGDLHPAGTQREIVRAAFDAGITHFDLANNYGPPPGQAEINFGELLRTDLAPYRDELVISTKAGYDMWAGPYGAGGGGRKYVLSSLDQSLRRLGLDYVDIFYSHRFDPQTPLEETISALDHAVRSGRALYVGISSYSAERTRQAAEIARELGTPLLIHQPSYSMINRWIEQPSPSDGTLIEQASNQGMGIIAFSALAQGLLTDRYLGGVPTDSRAARGGSLPSDTLTDQLVSRLRSLNAIAQRRGQSLAQLAIAWVLRDQRVTSALIGASSVKQLETSLGALQNLTFADDELAELDSYAVDAGINRWAASSNS from the coding sequence ATGCTCACTGACGGAATCGCCTACCAGGCAGACCCGGCCCGCTATGACGGGTCCATGATCTATCGCCGCTGCGGGCGCTCGGGGCTTCTGCTGCCAGCCATCTCGCTGGGGCTGTGGCAGAACTTCGGCGACCTTCATCCGGCCGGAACCCAGCGCGAGATCGTGCGCGCCGCCTTCGACGCCGGCATCACGCACTTCGACCTCGCCAACAACTACGGGCCGCCACCCGGCCAGGCGGAAATCAACTTCGGCGAGCTGTTGCGCACGGATCTGGCCCCCTACCGCGACGAACTGGTGATCTCGACCAAGGCCGGATACGACATGTGGGCCGGTCCGTACGGGGCGGGCGGTGGTGGACGCAAGTATGTGCTCTCGTCGCTTGATCAGTCGCTGCGCCGTCTTGGTCTCGACTATGTCGACATCTTCTACTCGCATCGCTTCGATCCGCAGACCCCGCTCGAGGAGACCATTTCCGCGCTCGACCACGCCGTCCGCTCGGGCAGGGCGCTGTACGTGGGCATCAGCAGCTACTCGGCCGAACGCACCCGCCAGGCGGCCGAGATCGCCCGCGAGCTCGGCACGCCACTGCTCATCCATCAGCCCAGCTACTCGATGATCAACCGCTGGATCGAGCAGCCCTCGCCGTCGGACGGAACGCTGATCGAGCAGGCATCGAACCAGGGCATGGGCATCATCGCCTTCAGCGCCTTGGCCCAGGGCCTGCTGACCGATCGCTATCTGGGTGGCGTGCCCACCGACTCGCGGGCCGCCCGTGGTGGCTCGCTGCCGTCCGACACGCTGACCGATCAACTCGTGTCGCGGCTGCGTTCGCTCAATGCCATCGCGCAGCGGCGCGGCCAGTCGCTGGCCCAGCTGGCGATCGCCTGGGTGCTGCGCGATCAGCGGGTCACTTCGGCACTGATCGGGGCGTCCAGTGTGAAGCAGCTGGAGACCTCGCTGGGCGCACTGCAGAACCTGACCTTCGCCGACGACGAGCTCGCCGAGCTCGACAGCTACGCGGTGGACGCGGGCATCAACCGCTGGGCCGCCTCGTCCAACAGCTGA
- a CDS encoding L,D-transpeptidase, with amino-acid sequence MTASPLQLTRRTALVGAAGLTLAGCADGVGGSSGSDSPSAPQDAQPTANGNSEAVITVSSAHGLDAMWPNEPLDISVENGTISSVKVTDASGAEIPGKVAGSQWTPDRGTLLPRATYSAEVTAQDSKKREQVSTAAISTVNPNLVIEVDFRYADGTVIGNGMPIWVRFDMPVNDDQRAAIEKTASVVTSPVQEGSFGWVDGTTLYWRPKEYWQAGSTAHVEVKAGGLPAGDTWILADSQADYVYGDLRVMYTDIDNHALTCYQNGAVVNTIPVSCGKPGMETMTGTKVIMDKQSPVVMDSETFGVNNESPEGYKLNVYFAQRITWSGEYFHAAPWADYAHGYQNVSHGCTGMSDANAQWLFNFTLIGDPAEFVGSTFPVQAYQTIGCWTYSWEDWQLQSAL; translated from the coding sequence ATGACAGCATCCCCGCTTCAGCTGACTCGCCGGACCGCGCTGGTGGGTGCGGCGGGCCTCACCCTCGCCGGATGTGCCGACGGTGTCGGCGGTTCTTCGGGTTCGGACAGCCCCTCGGCGCCTCAGGACGCGCAGCCGACCGCTAACGGCAACAGCGAGGCGGTCATCACTGTCAGCTCTGCCCATGGTCTGGACGCCATGTGGCCGAACGAACCGCTGGACATCTCCGTTGAGAACGGCACGATTTCGTCGGTGAAGGTGACCGATGCGTCCGGCGCCGAGATCCCCGGCAAGGTGGCGGGCAGCCAGTGGACGCCCGATCGTGGCACCCTGCTGCCGCGAGCGACCTACTCGGCCGAGGTCACCGCCCAGGATTCGAAGAAGCGTGAACAGGTCTCGACGGCAGCCATCAGCACCGTCAATCCGAACCTGGTCATCGAGGTGGATTTCCGCTACGCCGATGGAACGGTGATCGGCAACGGCATGCCGATCTGGGTGCGTTTCGACATGCCCGTCAACGACGACCAGCGCGCGGCCATCGAGAAGACGGCGTCCGTGGTGACCAGCCCGGTGCAGGAGGGCTCCTTCGGCTGGGTCGACGGCACCACGCTGTACTGGCGTCCGAAGGAGTACTGGCAGGCGGGTTCGACGGCGCACGTCGAGGTGAAGGCCGGCGGGCTGCCCGCCGGAGACACCTGGATTCTTGCCGATTCGCAAGCCGACTACGTCTACGGCGATCTGCGCGTCATGTACACCGATATCGACAATCACGCGCTGACCTGCTACCAGAACGGTGCAGTCGTCAACACCATTCCGGTGAGCTGCGGCAAGCCCGGGATGGAAACGATGACCGGTACCAAGGTCATCATGGACAAGCAGAGCCCTGTCGTGATGGACTCGGAAACCTTCGGGGTGAACAACGAGTCTCCGGAGGGCTACAAGCTCAACGTATATTTCGCGCAGCGGATCACCTGGTCGGGTGAGTACTTCCACGCAGCACCCTGGGCGGACTACGCGCACGGCTACCAGAACGTCAGCCACGGCTGCACCGGTATGAGCGATGCCAACGCCCAGTGGCTGTTCAACTTCACCCTGATCGGCGATCCGGCAGAATTCGTCGGCAGCACCTTCCCGGTGCAGGCCTATCAGACGATCGGCTGCTGGACCTACAGCTGGGAGGATTGGCAGCTGCAAAGCGCCTTGTGA
- a CDS encoding glycosyltransferase family 2 protein: MLLSVVVPCHNEESVLDALVAEVFKAIDAPDVELELVLVNDGSRDRTLELMQEHNERDSRVKYVSFSRNFGKEAAMHAGLTYAKGDAVVIMDADLQHPPKLVNEMIEHYREGYDQVVARRTRDGDPAFRTALSRLYYRLVNKLVDVPMEDGVGDFRLLSRRAVDALLAMRESNRFSKGLFSWVGFPRYTIDYKNQERYGGGASRWSMGRLLNYGIDGIMSFNNAPLRLAIYLGLVLTGLSFVYVIYLTIAAVVAGVQTPGYITTIAAVSLFGGIQLIVLGVLGEYVGRIYYEVKGRPPFIVAEHGGVELPAGHPGELTH; the protein is encoded by the coding sequence ATGCTGTTGTCTGTCGTGGTGCCGTGCCACAACGAAGAGTCGGTGCTCGACGCGCTGGTCGCAGAGGTCTTCAAGGCTATCGACGCCCCCGATGTCGAACTCGAGCTGGTCCTGGTCAACGACGGAAGCCGTGACCGCACGCTGGAGCTGATGCAGGAGCACAACGAACGCGATTCACGAGTCAAGTACGTCAGCTTCAGCCGCAACTTCGGTAAGGAAGCCGCGATGCACGCGGGCCTGACCTATGCGAAGGGCGATGCGGTCGTCATCATGGACGCCGACTTGCAGCATCCACCCAAGCTGGTCAACGAGATGATCGAGCACTACCGCGAGGGGTACGACCAGGTCGTGGCGCGCCGCACCCGTGACGGTGATCCGGCCTTCCGTACCGCCTTGTCGAGGCTGTATTACCGGTTGGTCAACAAGCTGGTCGACGTGCCGATGGAAGACGGCGTCGGCGATTTCCGGCTGCTGTCCCGCCGGGCCGTGGACGCGCTGCTGGCGATGCGGGAGAGCAACCGCTTCTCCAAGGGGCTGTTCTCCTGGGTCGGTTTCCCTCGCTACACGATCGACTACAAGAATCAGGAGCGCTACGGCGGCGGCGCCTCCCGCTGGTCGATGGGTCGCCTGCTGAACTACGGCATTGACGGCATCATGTCGTTCAACAACGCTCCACTGCGGCTGGCCATCTATCTAGGTTTGGTGCTTACCGGACTCTCGTTCGTCTACGTGATCTACTTGACCATTGCCGCGGTCGTTGCTGGCGTGCAAACCCCGGGATACATCACCACGATTGCTGCGGTTAGCCTGTTCGGGGGAATTCAGCTGATCGTACTCGGCGTACTTGGTGAGTACGTCGGCCGTATCTACTACGAAGTGAAGGGGCGCCCGCCGTTTATCGTGGCCGAACACGGCGGTGTGGAGTTGCCTGCTGGACATCCCGGGGAGTTGACGCATTGA
- a CDS encoding alpha/beta fold hydrolase — MPIVTTSGSHATEIYYRDSKGPGRPIVFIHGWPASEASWNRVTPALQEAGYRIIAYDRRGFGRSGKPGSGFDYDTFASDLDQLLTRLDVVDAVLVGFSMGGGEVARYIANHGTSRVTAACFVGAITPCLDATLADNPDGAFTPDAAAEMQSGLLADPVDFLTGFLTNFYSIPTADGGTRLVVSEQQIDASIGIAQQANVNALAACIPLWLTDFRADLAKLDIPTLVIHGEGDQIVPFAASGARMPQFVKQAVLRPLAFGPHGLLASHPDDVSSALLEFLA; from the coding sequence ATGCCAATCGTGACGACCAGCGGAAGCCATGCCACGGAGATCTACTACCGGGACTCCAAGGGTCCGGGCAGGCCGATTGTTTTCATTCACGGCTGGCCGGCCTCCGAGGCTTCCTGGAATCGGGTGACCCCTGCCCTGCAGGAGGCGGGTTACCGCATCATCGCCTATGATCGCCGCGGTTTCGGGCGCTCCGGCAAACCGGGATCGGGCTTTGACTACGACACTTTCGCCTCGGACCTGGATCAACTGCTCACCCGGCTCGATGTGGTCGACGCAGTGCTGGTCGGTTTCTCGATGGGTGGCGGCGAAGTGGCGCGCTACATCGCGAACCACGGCACCTCGCGGGTCACCGCCGCCTGCTTCGTCGGCGCGATCACCCCTTGTCTTGACGCGACGCTGGCCGATAACCCGGATGGCGCCTTCACCCCGGACGCCGCCGCCGAGATGCAGTCCGGTCTACTGGCCGATCCCGTCGACTTCCTCACCGGGTTCTTGACCAACTTCTACTCGATTCCCACCGCCGACGGCGGGACCCGTCTGGTGGTGTCCGAGCAGCAGATCGACGCCTCGATCGGCATCGCCCAGCAGGCCAACGTCAATGCGCTGGCCGCCTGCATCCCCTTGTGGCTGACCGATTTCCGGGCCGATCTCGCCAAGCTCGACATTCCGACCCTGGTCATCCACGGCGAGGGCGACCAGATCGTGCCGTTCGCAGCAAGCGGTGCCCGCATGCCGCAATTCGTCAAGCAGGCGGTTCTCCGGCCGCTCGCCTTCGGGCCGCACGGTCTGCTCGCTTCTCATCCGGACGACGTCTCGTCCGCCCTGCTGGAGTTCCTGGCCTGA
- a CDS encoding GtrA family protein: MNSLIEKAPPVLRQVVRYGLVGGSAFLLDFGMLWALRSGLGLPAWLAAAFSYIVATLYSFTLQRKFTFSADLNVGNSALRYGILLVVNMVLTSAIVEAFDYFLDLYLVGKVVSTVAMTMWNFPIMKFWVYPQSKVSAAVKDASETKG; encoded by the coding sequence ATGAACTCACTGATTGAAAAGGCACCTCCCGTGCTCCGACAAGTTGTTCGTTATGGGCTAGTGGGTGGGTCTGCGTTCCTGCTCGATTTCGGCATGCTGTGGGCGCTGAGATCGGGTCTAGGTTTGCCCGCTTGGCTGGCTGCGGCGTTTTCGTATATAGTGGCCACCCTCTACAGTTTCACGCTTCAGAGGAAGTTCACCTTCAGCGCGGACCTCAACGTCGGCAACTCCGCCCTGCGCTACGGCATCTTACTGGTCGTCAATATGGTGCTGACCTCGGCGATTGTCGAGGCGTTTGACTATTTCCTAGATCTGTACCTGGTGGGCAAGGTGGTATCCACCGTGGCGATGACGATGTGGAACTTTCCGATCATGAAGTTCTGGGTGTACCCGCAAAGCAAGGTCTCTGCCGCAGTCAAAGACGCGAGCGAGACTAAGGGCTGA
- the rfbB gene encoding dTDP-glucose 4,6-dehydratase, producing MSAAVQGAILVTGGAGFIGSNFVHHAILHTDQRVIVVDKLSYAGNRASLRGLPDDRVEFVRGDICDRALVNELVTRVDAVVNFAAESHNDNSLADPEPFISTNLAGTFALLEAVRAHDVRYHHISTDEVFGDLALDDPGRFTEDSPYRPSSPYSASKAGSDHLVRAWVRSFGVRATISNCSNNYGPRQHIEKFIPHQITAILDGGRPGLYGDGRNVRDWIHVDDHCAAVLRILESGQLGQTYLVGADGEHTNKEVMELILRLMDRPVDAYDLVDDRPGHDLRYALDASKLRDELGWRPRHADFEAGLCETIGWYRDNRQWWRPSPEDSRV from the coding sequence GTGAGCGCGGCCGTGCAGGGCGCGATTCTGGTCACCGGGGGAGCGGGTTTCATCGGGTCGAACTTCGTCCACCACGCGATCTTGCACACCGACCAGCGGGTGATCGTGGTCGACAAGCTCAGCTACGCGGGTAACCGGGCGTCGCTTCGCGGGCTTCCGGACGATCGGGTCGAGTTCGTGCGCGGCGACATCTGCGATCGAGCGCTCGTCAATGAGCTGGTGACCAGGGTGGATGCGGTCGTCAATTTCGCCGCTGAATCGCACAACGACAACTCGCTGGCCGACCCCGAGCCGTTCATCTCGACGAATCTGGCTGGCACCTTCGCGCTGCTGGAGGCCGTCCGGGCTCACGACGTCCGCTATCACCACATTTCGACCGACGAGGTCTTCGGCGACCTGGCGCTGGACGATCCGGGCAGGTTCACCGAGGACTCGCCCTACCGGCCGTCCAGCCCCTACTCGGCGTCCAAGGCCGGTTCGGATCATCTGGTGCGTGCCTGGGTGCGCAGTTTCGGGGTGCGGGCGACGATCAGCAACTGCTCGAACAACTACGGTCCGCGTCAGCACATCGAGAAGTTCATTCCACATCAGATCACCGCCATCCTCGATGGGGGCCGCCCGGGACTGTACGGTGACGGCCGCAATGTCCGTGACTGGATCCACGTAGACGACCATTGCGCGGCGGTGCTGCGCATTCTCGAGTCAGGACAGCTCGGCCAGACCTATCTGGTCGGTGCCGACGGGGAACACACAAATAAAGAGGTCATGGAGCTGATCTTGAGGCTGATGGACCGGCCGGTCGACGCCTACGACTTGGTGGACGACCGGCCCGGCCACGATCTGCGCTACGCGCTGGATGCGTCCAAGCTGCGCGACGAGCTGGGTTGGCGTCCGCGTCATGCGGACTTCGAAGCGGGGCTGTGCGAGACTATCGGGTGGTACCGGGACAATCGGCAGTGGTGGCGGCCATCACCCGAAGACAGCCGAGTCTAA
- a CDS encoding acylphosphatase: protein MTQRAVQVVVTGRVQGVGFRWSALDRATALGVAGWVRNLHDGSVEAWVEGPADAVAKMVEWLHEGPAWASVRHCKVTEHSPLGMSDFFVR from the coding sequence ATGACTCAGCGCGCGGTGCAGGTAGTGGTGACCGGACGCGTCCAGGGCGTCGGTTTCCGGTGGTCGGCCCTGGACCGGGCAACGGCGCTCGGCGTCGCAGGCTGGGTACGGAATCTTCACGATGGCTCGGTCGAGGCATGGGTGGAGGGCCCGGCGGATGCGGTGGCCAAGATGGTCGAGTGGCTGCATGAGGGTCCCGCCTGGGCGAGCGTGCGGCACTGCAAAGTCACCGAGCATTCGCCGCTGGGTATGTCCGACTTCTTCGTCCGGTGA
- a CDS encoding DUF7402 domain-containing protein, with product MSQVVEKKTTWQRWAWFTALAILLTSLGVFTIPKALAADKVGCSGGSIQIIAHEDDDILFQSPDILRDVDAGRCIRSVFVTAGDASQGSSYWQSREKGAEAAWAEMAGVANRWTTSTISLAGKSVRLRTLTAAPNISLVFMRLPDGFPLGTGSASYGYQSLYRLLSGAISSISAVDGSNSYTPSTLRNALLDAVRGNNSTWIRTQDYVSSYGQDSDHYDHHSVAYTARDVMEAYEYDVVLSSYVGYGEFRIGGMWPSNVSGTDLDRKEAAFAAYSDYDYEIDWDTYWNYGWLQRQYVNNIAGSTSAANAGLDQEVNAGSLVTLDGSGSFGVYGLSYAWTQISGPTVALSSTTSATPSFIPLTAGSYTFLLRVTGGGATSTADVTVTVNGSATNGGTNLALAPGVTATASSETSGQSASAVRDGSVLGYPSDSSKEWATNGGLAGSWIQLNFPAPVIVDQVVLYDRPNSDDQVTRGTLTFSDNSTVSVGQLANSGATSVSVSNKVTTSIRFTINGVSSTTRNAGLAELQVFGELLTGAHANAGADQSTVINTLVTLNGSGSTGDALTYSWSKKSGPPATLSNSTVANPTFTPTQTGEYVFELTVKSGSETSTDTVTIRVASGNEVNLALQTGVSVTQSTQLTASPGTRAIDGVISGYPNDETKEWSTNRGKAGSWIRLTWPSAVTSDRIVLYDRPNSSDQVLSGTLTFSDGSSASVGQLDNAGGATTITFPARSFTWVQFTVNSVSSTTYETGLAEFEVYGSVAAVADAGPDQSVLSNTLVTLDGSKSSVPSGTVSYQWTKTQGPGATLSSSTVAKPTFTPTSAGTYVFQLTVSNGSLTATDTVTITVTAPVAPVANAGPDQTVNTGTQVTLDGSASSNPNAGTTLAYEWTQTGGTPVTLAGASTAKPTFTGAADGQYTFQLKVTAAGLSATDTVSVTLSTPAAQAPVANAGPDQSVSKGTTVTLDGTGTTNPNSGSTLSYQWTQTAGETVQLSNATDAKPTFTPTAAGSYTFRLTATSAGLSSTDLVIVTVSDAPPTPTNVARQAGVTVTQSSQATGQEGTKVIDGIAKGYPGFDANEWSTVGGKAGSWIKLTWDHPVTLSKVVLYDRPNTNDRVTGGTLVFSDNTSVPVTSLTNNGSATTFTFSERTVTSVQLNITSVSSATQNVGLAEFEAWGISTVPAANREPVANAGPDIYASIGKLVTLDGSASSDLDPGDSLSYAWTQTGGPVTVSLAAATTAKPTFTPTTAGTYVFDLSVSDGKASATDSVSVVVAQNASTNVARQSGVTVTQSSQLSTSQGTKAIDGVISGYPTDETKEWSTNGGKAGSWIKLAWSSPVTVNRIVLYDRPNLEDQVLSGTLTFSDGSTIAVGALDNAGGPTTITFDPKTITSVQFTVNSVSTRTYEVGLAEFEVFSS from the coding sequence ATGAGTCAAGTCGTAGAGAAGAAGACCACTTGGCAGCGCTGGGCGTGGTTCACGGCGCTCGCTATCCTGCTGACGAGCCTGGGGGTGTTCACGATTCCCAAGGCCCTGGCGGCTGACAAGGTGGGGTGCTCGGGTGGATCTATCCAGATCATCGCTCATGAGGACGATGACATTCTCTTCCAGAGCCCCGACATCCTCCGGGACGTTGATGCTGGCCGTTGTATCCGATCGGTCTTTGTTACCGCCGGCGATGCCAGCCAAGGCAGCAGCTACTGGCAGTCTCGTGAGAAGGGGGCCGAGGCTGCCTGGGCCGAGATGGCTGGCGTTGCCAATAGGTGGACGACAAGCACCATCTCGCTTGCTGGCAAGTCTGTGCGGCTGCGCACCCTCACTGCCGCTCCAAACATCTCGCTGGTCTTCATGCGTCTGCCAGATGGTTTCCCGTTGGGAACCGGGTCGGCATCATACGGATATCAGAGTCTCTACCGGCTGCTGTCGGGAGCGATCAGCTCCATTTCTGCGGTTGACGGCAGCAATTCATATACCCCATCCACCTTGCGCAATGCCCTGCTCGATGCGGTGCGCGGTAACAACAGCACTTGGATCCGTACTCAGGATTATGTGTCTTCCTATGGGCAAGATTCGGATCACTATGACCACCATTCGGTCGCGTACACGGCCCGAGACGTCATGGAGGCCTATGAGTACGATGTGGTACTCAGCAGCTATGTCGGATATGGAGAGTTCCGAATTGGTGGCATGTGGCCGTCAAATGTTAGCGGGACAGATCTCGATCGCAAGGAGGCTGCTTTTGCTGCTTACTCCGACTACGACTACGAAATTGATTGGGATACCTACTGGAATTACGGTTGGCTTCAACGCCAGTATGTGAACAATATTGCTGGCAGCACCTCCGCAGCGAACGCTGGCCTGGACCAAGAGGTGAATGCCGGAAGCCTGGTTACCCTGGATGGCTCGGGCTCTTTCGGAGTGTACGGGCTCTCGTATGCCTGGACACAGATAAGTGGTCCGACCGTTGCGCTAAGTAGTACAACCTCTGCGACGCCGTCGTTCATACCGCTGACAGCGGGCTCATATACATTCCTGCTGAGAGTGACCGGTGGCGGCGCGACGTCAACCGCCGACGTTACAGTGACGGTGAATGGGTCGGCTACCAATGGCGGTACGAACTTGGCGCTCGCTCCGGGGGTCACCGCTACCGCGTCTTCTGAGACATCAGGTCAGTCGGCATCTGCCGTGCGTGATGGGAGCGTGCTTGGATATCCCAGTGACTCATCCAAGGAATGGGCCACCAACGGCGGTCTGGCCGGAAGTTGGATTCAGCTGAACTTTCCTGCGCCGGTGATTGTTGATCAGGTTGTCCTCTATGACAGGCCGAACAGTGATGATCAGGTGACCAGAGGCACTCTCACATTCTCCGATAACAGCACGGTGTCGGTTGGCCAGCTAGCGAACTCCGGTGCGACTTCGGTGAGTGTTTCAAACAAGGTGACCACGAGCATTCGTTTCACTATCAACGGTGTTTCATCGACCACGAGGAATGCTGGCCTCGCTGAATTGCAGGTTTTTGGCGAGCTTCTTACGGGGGCGCACGCCAATGCAGGAGCAGATCAGTCCACAGTGATCAATACTCTGGTCACGTTAAATGGATCTGGCTCAACCGGCGATGCGCTTACCTATTCCTGGTCGAAGAAGTCGGGCCCGCCCGCGACTCTATCGAACTCAACGGTCGCGAACCCGACCTTCACCCCGACCCAGACTGGCGAGTACGTTTTCGAGCTCACCGTTAAGAGTGGCAGCGAGACTTCCACCGACACTGTCACTATCAGGGTGGCTTCTGGCAACGAGGTGAACCTCGCGCTTCAGACAGGTGTGTCGGTTACTCAGTCAACTCAGCTAACGGCCTCGCCTGGCACCCGGGCCATTGATGGAGTGATCTCGGGGTATCCAAACGACGAGACCAAGGAATGGTCGACTAACCGCGGTAAGGCTGGCAGCTGGATTCGCCTGACTTGGCCGTCAGCCGTGACCTCTGATCGGATCGTCTTGTATGACCGTCCCAACAGTTCCGATCAAGTTCTGTCTGGCACGCTGACGTTCTCCGATGGCAGCAGTGCTTCCGTCGGTCAGCTGGACAATGCCGGCGGTGCGACCACCATCACCTTCCCGGCCAGGAGCTTCACCTGGGTTCAGTTCACAGTCAACTCGGTGTCGTCAACGACCTATGAGACCGGCTTGGCCGAGTTCGAGGTCTATGGCTCCGTGGCAGCTGTGGCCGATGCCGGGCCGGATCAGTCGGTTCTCAGCAACACGCTGGTGACCCTCGACGGCTCGAAGTCGAGCGTGCCCAGCGGCACGGTGAGCTACCAGTGGACGAAGACTCAGGGCCCGGGCGCGACTCTGTCGTCCTCGACGGTCGCGAAGCCGACATTCACGCCGACCAGTGCGGGCACCTATGTCTTCCAGTTGACCGTCTCGAATGGTTCGCTGACCGCAACCGACACCGTCACGATCACGGTGACCGCTCCGGTGGCGCCGGTGGCCAATGCCGGACCCGACCAGACAGTCAATACCGGCACCCAGGTCACTCTTGATGGCTCGGCCTCAAGCAACCCGAACGCGGGCACCACTCTTGCTTACGAGTGGACGCAGACCGGGGGCACGCCGGTGACGCTGGCGGGTGCATCCACCGCCAAGCCGACCTTCACCGGTGCCGCCGACGGCCAGTACACCTTCCAGCTCAAGGTGACTGCTGCAGGGCTGAGCGCAACCGATACGGTCAGCGTGACCCTGAGCACACCTGCGGCGCAGGCACCGGTTGCGAATGCTGGTCCGGATCAGTCGGTGTCCAAGGGCACCACGGTGACCCTGGATGGCACTGGCACCACCAACCCCAACAGCGGTTCCACGTTGAGCTACCAGTGGACCCAGACGGCCGGTGAAACGGTGCAGTTGTCGAATGCGACCGACGCCAAGCCGACATTCACGCCCACTGCGGCCGGCTCGTACACGTTCCGGCTGACCGCAACCAGTGCCGGACTGTCGTCCACGGATCTGGTGATCGTCACGGTGAGCGATGCCCCGCCAACGCCCACCAATGTGGCGCGGCAGGCGGGAGTGACTGTCACTCAGTCCTCCCAGGCCACCGGCCAGGAGGGCACGAAGGTCATTGACGGCATCGCCAAGGGCTACCCCGGCTTCGATGCCAACGAGTGGTCGACCGTCGGCGGCAAGGCCGGCAGCTGGATCAAGCTGACCTGGGATCATCCGGTGACGCTGAGCAAGGTGGTGCTCTATGACCGGCCGAATACCAACGACCGCGTCACGGGCGGCACGCTGGTCTTCTCGGACAACACCTCGGTGCCGGTGACATCGCTGACCAACAATGGATCGGCGACGACCTTCACCTTCAGCGAACGTACGGTGACCAGCGTCCAGCTGAACATCACGTCGGTGTCATCTGCCACCCAGAATGTCGGGTTGGCCGAGTTCGAAGCCTGGGGGATCTCCACGGTGCCCGCGGCGAACCGGGAGCCGGTGGCCAACGCCGGGCCCGACATCTACGCTTCGATCGGCAAGCTCGTGACCCTCGATGGTTCGGCCTCGAGTGATCTCGATCCGGGTGATTCGCTGAGCTACGCGTGGACGCAGACCGGTGGACCTGTCACCGTGTCGCTGGCTGCGGCCACCACGGCCAAGCCCACCTTCACCCCGACCACTGCCGGAACCTACGTCTTCGACCTGTCGGTCTCGGACGGCAAGGCGAGCGCGACCGACTCGGTCAGCGTCGTCGTGGCGCAGAACGCTTCGACCAACGTGGCACGGCAATCAGGTGTGACGGTGACTCAGTCGTCCCAGTTGTCGACGTCGCAGGGCACCAAGGCGATCGACGGCGTCATCTCGGGTTATCCGACCGATGAGACCAAGGAATGGTCGACCAATGGCGGCAAGGCGGGCAGCTGGATCAAGCTCGCCTGGTCGTCCCCGGTGACGGTGAATCGGATCGTGCTCTACGACCGTCCGAACCTCGAGGACCAGGTGCTGTCGGGCACGCTGACCTTCTCGGACGGCTCCACGATCGCCGTGGGCGCATTGGATAACGCCGGTGGCCCCACCACGATCACCTTCGATCCGAAGACGATCACCAGTGTCCAGTTCACTGTCAACAGTGTCTCCACCCGCACCTACGAAGTCGGCCTGGCAGAATTCGAGGTCTTCTCGAGCTAG